The following are from one region of the Paracoccus sp. S3-43 genome:
- the metA gene encoding homoserine O-succinyltransferase, protein MPITLNENLPAYRILSDEGVMVMSPGRAATQDIRPLRIGLLNLMPKKIQTENQFARLIGATPLQIDFQLIRMSDHESRNTAADHMASFYRPFREVEATGEKFDGLIITGAPVEQLPFEDVTYWPELTRVFDWTQGHVHSTFGVCWGGMAMAWHFHRLDKHLLDHKAFGCFRHHNQAPASPYLRGFSDDVLVPVSRWTEVRQPDVDARPALRTLLSSDQCGPCLLEDPGHRALYVFNHFEYDSTTLKEEYDRDVAGGKAINVPANYYPDDDPLRPPSNRWRSHAHLLYGNWINEIYQTTWFDMSRIGEG, encoded by the coding sequence ATGCCCATCACCCTGAACGAGAACCTGCCCGCCTATCGCATCCTGTCGGACGAAGGCGTGATGGTGATGTCTCCGGGCCGGGCCGCGACGCAGGACATCCGGCCGCTGCGGATCGGGCTGCTGAACCTGATGCCCAAGAAGATCCAGACCGAAAACCAGTTCGCCCGGCTGATCGGCGCGACGCCCCTGCAGATCGACTTTCAGCTGATCCGCATGTCCGACCACGAAAGCCGCAACACGGCCGCCGACCACATGGCCAGCTTCTATCGCCCCTTCCGCGAGGTCGAGGCGACGGGCGAGAAATTCGACGGCCTCATCATCACCGGCGCCCCGGTCGAGCAGTTGCCCTTCGAGGACGTGACCTATTGGCCCGAACTGACCCGCGTCTTCGACTGGACGCAGGGCCATGTCCATTCGACCTTCGGCGTCTGCTGGGGCGGCATGGCGATGGCCTGGCATTTCCACCGGCTGGACAAGCACCTGCTGGACCACAAGGCCTTCGGCTGTTTCCGCCACCACAACCAGGCCCCCGCGTCCCCCTATCTGCGCGGCTTTTCCGACGACGTGCTGGTCCCCGTCAGCCGCTGGACCGAGGTGCGCCAGCCCGACGTGGACGCCCGCCCGGCCCTGCGCACGCTGCTGTCCAGCGACCAGTGCGGCCCCTGTCTGCTGGAGGATCCGGGGCATCGCGCGCTCTATGTCTTCAACCATTTCGAATATGACAGCACGACGCTGAAAGAGGAATACGACCGCGACGTGGCGGGCGGCAAGGCGATCAACGTGCCGGCGAACTATTACCCCGACGATGATCCCCTGCGCCCGCCGTCGAACCGCTGGCGCAGCCATGCCCATCTGCTTTACGGTAACTGGATCAACGAGATATACCAGACGACATGGTTCGACATGTCGCGCATCGGCGAAGGATAG
- a CDS encoding ATPase, translating to MIYGSGGEWLGTGAKRVVLFGMSGLGKTYLSNMLREAGDWFHYSVDYRIGTRYMGEFIADNFKREAMKVPFLRDLLLSDSVYIASNITFDNLAPLSTYLGKPGSPSRGGLPFDEYCLRQNQHRRAEIAALLDTRHFMDRARDIYAIPHFVCDSGGSICEVVDPDDPADPVLSALERDLLMVWIKGSDTHTADLIRRFDRAPKPMYYQPAFLDKAWIAYRVEKGLAEDEVNPDDFIRWTYARALAHRQPRYEAMARRGVTVLAEEVAQVKTPADFDALIARAIDRKEP from the coding sequence ATGATCTATGGCAGCGGCGGCGAATGGCTGGGGACGGGCGCGAAGCGCGTCGTCCTGTTCGGGATGTCGGGCCTGGGCAAGACCTACCTGTCCAACATGCTGCGCGAGGCGGGCGACTGGTTTCATTATTCCGTCGATTACCGGATCGGCACCCGCTACATGGGCGAATTCATCGCCGACAATTTCAAGCGCGAGGCGATGAAGGTTCCCTTCCTGCGCGACTTGCTGCTGTCGGACAGCGTGTATATTGCCAGCAACATCACCTTCGACAACCTGGCGCCGCTGTCCACCTATCTGGGCAAGCCCGGCAGCCCGTCGCGCGGGGGCCTGCCCTTCGACGAATACTGCCTGCGCCAGAACCAGCACCGCCGGGCGGAAATCGCGGCCCTGCTGGATACCCGCCATTTCATGGACCGCGCCCGCGACATCTATGCCATCCCGCATTTCGTCTGCGATTCGGGCGGGTCCATCTGCGAGGTGGTGGATCCCGACGATCCCGCCGATCCGGTGCTGTCGGCCCTGGAACGCGACCTGCTGATGGTCTGGATCAAGGGATCGGACACCCATACCGCCGACCTGATCCGCCGCTTCGACCGCGCGCCGAAGCCGATGTATTACCAGCCCGCCTTCCTCGACAAGGCCTGGATCGCCTATCGCGTGGAAAAGGGCCTGGCCGAGGACGAGGTGAACCCCGACGATTTCATCCGCTGGACTTACGCACGCGCCCTGGCCCACCGCCAGCCGCGATACGAGGCGATGGCGCGGCGCGGCGTCACCGTCCTGGCCGAGGAGGTGGCGCAGGTGAAAACCCCCGCCGACTTCGACGCCCTGATCGCCCGCGCCATCGACCGCAAGGAACCCTGA
- the hemB gene encoding porphobilinogen synthase — translation MPTPIIAPFPAARLRRLRRTPAIRAMVSECDVTPANLIWPIFVTEVAGAEGEIGSMPGVDRLTLDGARRAAERAASLGIPAICIFPHSDQDLKTETCERAWDPDNIGNRAIRAVKDAVPDLAVMTDIALDPYNANGHDGIVVDGEILNDETVEALVRMALAQAESGADILGPSDMMDGRIGALRGALEQAGHKHVAILSYAAKFASSFYGPFRDAVGASGRLVGDKKTYQVNPANRGEAIRCVARDLAEGADMVMVKPGMPYLDICRAVKDQFGAPTFAYQVSGEYAMLEGAIRNGWLSRDAMFESLLCFRRAGCDGILTYFAPLVAEAIAARA, via the coding sequence ATGCCGACGCCGATCATCGCCCCTTTCCCCGCCGCCCGCCTGCGCCGGCTGCGCCGCACGCCCGCGATCCGCGCCATGGTGTCGGAATGCGACGTGACGCCCGCCAACCTGATCTGGCCGATCTTCGTGACCGAGGTCGCGGGGGCCGAGGGCGAGATCGGCTCCATGCCCGGCGTGGACCGCCTGACGCTGGACGGCGCGCGCCGGGCGGCGGAGCGGGCCGCATCGCTGGGCATCCCGGCAATCTGCATTTTTCCCCATTCCGACCAGGATCTTAAGACGGAAACCTGCGAGCGCGCCTGGGATCCCGACAATATCGGCAACCGGGCGATCCGCGCGGTCAAGGACGCCGTGCCGGACCTGGCGGTGATGACCGACATTGCGCTCGATCCCTATAACGCCAACGGCCATGACGGCATCGTCGTCGACGGAGAGATCCTGAACGACGAAACCGTCGAGGCCCTGGTGCGCATGGCCCTGGCCCAGGCGGAAAGCGGGGCCGACATCCTGGGGCCAAGCGACATGATGGACGGCCGCATCGGCGCGCTGCGCGGCGCGTTGGAACAGGCGGGCCACAAACATGTGGCGATCCTGTCCTATGCGGCGAAATTCGCCTCCAGCTTCTATGGCCCGTTCCGCGATGCGGTGGGCGCGTCCGGGCGGCTGGTGGGCGACAAGAAGACCTATCAGGTCAACCCCGCCAACCGGGGCGAGGCGATCCGCTGCGTCGCCCGCGACCTGGCCGAGGGCGCGGACATGGTGATGGTCAAGCCCGGAATGCCCTATCTGGACATCTGCCGCGCCGTGAAGGACCAGTTCGGCGCGCCGACCTTCGCCTATCAGGTCAGCGGCGAATACGCGATGCTGGAAGGCGCGATCCGCAACGGCTGGCTGTCGCGGGATGCGATGTTCGAAAGCCTTTTGTGCTTCCGCCGGGCGGGCTGCGACGGTATCCTGACCTATTTCGCGCCCCTGGTGGCCGAGGCGATCGCCGCCCGCGCCTGA
- a CDS encoding GntR family transcriptional regulator has product MNAPARPADPSAHEKLYRNLRSRIMLGELPPGKPLTLRGIAREYHLSMTPAREAVRRLVAEGALTLSASGRVSTPALSDDRIEELAALRALIEPELAARALPRAHFALIDRLAQMNARIADAVENHDAVGYIRCNLEFHRMLYLRAQAPAMLAMLETIWLQLGPTMRALYGRVKRNEPPRHHRMILAALRAGDEPALRLAVRADVTHGLRHLTSG; this is encoded by the coding sequence ATGAACGCCCCAGCCCGCCCCGCCGATCCCTCTGCCCACGAGAAGCTGTATCGCAACCTGCGCAGCCGGATCATGCTGGGCGAACTGCCGCCTGGCAAGCCGCTGACCCTGCGCGGCATCGCCCGCGAATACCACCTGTCCATGACCCCCGCCCGCGAGGCCGTGCGCCGCCTTGTGGCCGAGGGGGCGCTGACCCTGTCCGCCTCGGGCCGCGTGTCCACGCCTGCCCTGTCGGACGACCGGATCGAGGAACTGGCGGCCCTTCGCGCCCTGATCGAACCGGAACTGGCCGCCCGCGCCCTGCCGCGCGCGCATTTCGCGCTGATCGACCGGCTGGCGCAGATGAACGCGCGCATCGCCGACGCGGTCGAGAATCACGACGCGGTGGGCTATATCCGCTGCAACCTGGAATTCCACCGGATGCTGTATCTGCGCGCGCAGGCCCCGGCGATGCTGGCGATGCTGGAAACCATCTGGCTGCAACTGGGACCGACGATGCGGGCGCTCTATGGCCGGGTGAAGCGGAACGAGCCGCCGCGCCATCACCGGATGATCCTGGCCGCGCTGCGGGCGGGGGACGAACCCGCCCTGCGGCTGGCCGTGCGCGCCGATGTCACGCACGGGCTGCGGCACCTGACCTCGGGTTAG
- a CDS encoding extracellular solute-binding protein, with translation MRLLTTTALASAIALPALAADRELTVFDWAGFEEPSIFQAYIDKHGDSPTYAFYGDDDEAFQKVASGFKADVAHPCSQMVSKYRDAGLIEPWDTAKIPNFDKIDPRFLDSAVFKDDAGVWFIPVDWGAAAIAYNTETVPAEDVATLQVFTDPKYQGRTSLPDSSDDVWALAYLATGTTDWTDVTDEQFQAAADWLRQAHQNVAAYWADPSEQAQLMASGAVDVTWSWNDVLSLLQAEGYPVGFQREPAEGSSTFFCGYVNLKDGPGNEDKAYDFINAWLEPSAAKGLLDTIGYGHTSTEAMATIANEPAVAMGLAQIEAPILAQTPNDPAQREKQLAEFEKIKAGF, from the coding sequence ATGCGCTTGCTGACCACCACCGCCCTCGCCTCTGCCATCGCCCTGCCCGCCCTGGCGGCGGACCGCGAACTGACCGTCTTCGACTGGGCGGGGTTCGAGGAACCGTCGATCTTCCAGGCCTATATCGACAAGCACGGCGACAGCCCGACCTATGCCTTCTATGGCGACGACGACGAGGCGTTTCAGAAGGTCGCCTCGGGCTTCAAGGCCGACGTGGCCCATCCGTGCAGCCAGATGGTCAGCAAATATCGCGACGCCGGGCTGATCGAGCCGTGGGACACCGCGAAGATCCCGAATTTCGACAAGATCGACCCGCGCTTCCTGGATTCGGCGGTCTTCAAGGATGATGCCGGCGTCTGGTTCATCCCGGTCGACTGGGGCGCCGCGGCCATCGCCTATAACACCGAAACCGTCCCGGCCGAAGATGTGGCGACGCTGCAAGTCTTTACCGACCCGAAATACCAGGGCCGCACCTCGCTGCCCGATTCGTCGGACGACGTGTGGGCGCTGGCCTATCTGGCGACCGGCACGACCGACTGGACCGACGTGACCGACGAACAGTTCCAGGCCGCCGCCGACTGGCTGCGCCAGGCGCATCAGAACGTCGCCGCCTATTGGGCCGATCCCTCGGAACAGGCGCAGCTGATGGCGTCGGGCGCGGTGGATGTCACCTGGTCCTGGAACGATGTCCTGTCGCTCCTCCAGGCCGAGGGCTATCCGGTGGGCTTCCAGCGCGAGCCGGCCGAAGGGTCGTCCACCTTCTTCTGCGGCTATGTGAACCTGAAGGACGGGCCGGGCAACGAAGACAAGGCCTATGACTTCATCAACGCCTGGCTGGAACCTTCGGCGGCCAAGGGGCTGCTGGACACGATCGGCTATGGCCACACCTCGACCGAGGCGATGGCGACGATCGCCAATGAGCCCGCCGTCGCCATGGGCCTGGCCCAGATCGAGGCCCCGATCCTGGCGCAGACCCCCAACGATCCCGCGCAGCGCGAGAAGCAGCTGGCCGAGTTCGAGAAGATCAAGGCCGGGTTCTGA
- a CDS encoding TIGR02300 family protein has protein sequence MPKEEWGTKRLCPHCATRFYDLRANPMTCPACGVTFTLESLTDSRGKTLVTEKTAAREDDDLVDDEEDLGDDAGELDDDLLEEDDDDGDVSLDEIADVPESDDD, from the coding sequence ATGCCCAAAGAGGAATGGGGCACGAAACGCCTGTGCCCGCACTGCGCGACGCGGTTTTACGATCTGCGCGCCAACCCGATGACCTGCCCCGCCTGCGGCGTCACGTTCACGCTGGAAAGCCTGACCGACTCGCGCGGCAAGACGCTGGTCACCGAAAAGACCGCCGCCCGTGAAGACGACGACCTGGTCGACGACGAAGAGGATCTGGGCGACGATGCAGGCGAGCTGGACGACGACCTGCTGGAGGAAGACGACGACGACGGCGACGTGTCGCTGGACGAAATCGCCGATGTCCCGGAAAGCGACGACGACTGA
- a CDS encoding SDR family NAD(P)-dependent oxidoreductase codes for MDLRNSRAIVTGGASGLGAATADWFRARGAAVVVLDRAAGDDPNHVQADVTRADSAASAIARAVELMGGIDICVNCAGIVIGQKTVGRTGPHDLDAFRRVVEVNLIGSFNILRLAAVEMARNGRTENGVIVNTASVAAFDGQKGQAAYAASKAGIAGMTLPLARDLAGLGIRVCAIAPGIFATPMLRGLPQDVQDGLAAEVTFPPRLGDPQEFARLAAHIVENAYLNGEVIRLDGALRMR; via the coding sequence ATGGACCTGAGGAACAGCCGCGCCATCGTCACCGGCGGCGCATCGGGCCTTGGGGCGGCCACCGCCGACTGGTTCCGCGCACGGGGCGCCGCCGTCGTGGTCCTGGACCGGGCGGCGGGCGACGATCCGAATCATGTCCAGGCCGACGTGACCCGCGCGGACAGCGCGGCGTCGGCCATCGCGCGGGCGGTGGAGCTGATGGGCGGCATCGACATCTGCGTGAACTGCGCGGGCATCGTGATCGGCCAAAAGACCGTGGGCCGGACCGGGCCGCACGACCTCGACGCCTTTCGCCGCGTGGTCGAGGTGAACCTGATCGGCAGCTTCAACATCCTGCGGCTGGCGGCGGTGGAAATGGCGCGCAACGGGCGGACGGAAAACGGCGTGATCGTCAACACGGCCTCGGTCGCGGCCTTCGACGGGCAGAAGGGACAGGCGGCCTATGCCGCGTCCAAGGCCGGGATCGCCGGGATGACCCTGCCGCTGGCGCGCGACCTGGCGGGGCTGGGGATCCGCGTCTGCGCCATCGCGCCGGGCATCTTCGCCACGCCGATGCTGCGCGGCCTGCCCCAGGACGTGCAGGACGGGCTGGCGGCCGAAGTCACCTTCCCGCCCCGGCTGGGCGATCCGCAGGAATTCGCGCGGCTGGCCGCCCATATCGTCGAGAACGCCTATCTCAACGGCGAGGTGATCCGCCTGGACGGCGCGTTGCGGATGCGCTGA
- a CDS encoding SprT family zinc-dependent metalloprotease has protein sequence MAEAFTIGNGMRITWRRSARARRMTLRVPRDGGPVVLTLPVGAALSEGAAFAESKAAWLLQAAQRRPAPSIVRHGAAMPVAGAPLLLTPASVRAAAVAGDALLLPAGRPAGPVVQAFLKHLAMARLRAACDRYSGTLGRRYRAIALRDTRSRWGSCTSDGRLMFSWRLAMAPPVVLDYVAAHEVAHLRHMDHSPRFWAAVAALMPDYARHRDWLRRHGPDLMAWQFRDPAGD, from the coding sequence ATGGCCGAGGCGTTCACCATCGGCAACGGGATGCGGATCACCTGGCGGCGCTCGGCGCGGGCGCGGCGCATGACGCTGCGGGTGCCGCGCGACGGCGGGCCGGTGGTGCTGACGCTGCCCGTCGGCGCCGCGCTGTCCGAGGGCGCCGCATTCGCCGAATCGAAGGCGGCCTGGCTGTTGCAGGCGGCCCAGCGGAGGCCCGCGCCCAGCATCGTGCGGCATGGCGCGGCGATGCCGGTGGCGGGGGCGCCGTTGCTGTTGACCCCTGCCTCGGTGCGCGCCGCCGCGGTCGCGGGCGACGCGCTGCTGCTGCCCGCGGGCCGCCCGGCGGGGCCGGTGGTGCAGGCCTTCCTGAAGCACCTGGCGATGGCGCGCCTGCGCGCGGCCTGCGACCGTTATTCCGGGACGCTTGGCCGCCGCTATCGGGCCATCGCCCTGCGCGATACGCGGTCCCGCTGGGGCAGTTGCACCTCGGACGGGCGGCTGATGTTCTCGTGGCGGCTGGCGATGGCCCCGCCGGTGGTGCTGGACTATGTCGCCGCCCACGAGGTCGCGCATCTGCGCCACATGGATCATTCGCCCCGCTTCTGGGCGGCGGTGGCGGCGCTGATGCCGGATTATGCGCGCCACCGCGACTGGCTGCGGCGGCACGGGCCGGACCTGATGGCCTGGCAGTTCCGCGATCCGGCGGGGGATTGA
- a CDS encoding outer membrane protein transport protein has translation MKKTIMTGGAILLISASPIVAGGLERAPQSLAVLFEQGNYAELTFGGADPTVEGKDIAGFDTGDVAQGYGFVGLAYKHQFNDNLSAAVILEQPFGADLRYPLVPDGSPVLGGTRVEVNSTTYTALARYKFGNNLSIHGGIRASNADGGVRLDGLGYQSTAGYNLEIAEEWGIGYVLGAAYEVPEIAARVSLTYNSPIEHDFDMTETGGPLPIAFRDNYTVKTPRSWTLEGQTGIAADTLLFGSIRWVKWSEFVVDNFLFPIERGAGVPLVEVEDTTTYTLGLGRKFTENWSGSVSFLYEPGKGDTASPLAPTNGRKAVTLAAIYTMDNLKITTGINYTKLGDARLGVGETGNKTDVATIDDGDAWGIGVRVGYSF, from the coding sequence ATGAAAAAAACAATAATGACCGGGGGCGCCATCCTGCTGATCTCGGCCTCGCCGATCGTCGCGGGCGGGCTCGAACGCGCGCCGCAATCCCTGGCCGTCCTGTTCGAGCAGGGGAACTACGCCGAACTGACCTTCGGCGGCGCGGATCCGACGGTCGAGGGCAAGGACATCGCGGGCTTCGATACGGGCGATGTGGCGCAGGGCTATGGCTTTGTTGGTCTGGCCTACAAGCATCAGTTCAACGACAACCTGTCGGCCGCGGTCATCCTGGAGCAACCCTTCGGCGCCGATCTGCGCTATCCGCTGGTGCCTGACGGCTCGCCCGTTCTGGGCGGAACACGGGTCGAGGTGAACTCGACCACCTATACCGCCCTTGCCCGCTACAAGTTCGGGAACAACCTTTCGATCCATGGCGGGATCCGCGCCTCGAACGCCGATGGCGGGGTGAGGCTGGACGGATTGGGCTATCAGAGCACGGCGGGTTACAACCTTGAAATCGCCGAAGAATGGGGTATCGGCTACGTCCTCGGCGCGGCCTATGAGGTGCCCGAGATCGCGGCACGGGTGTCGCTGACCTACAATTCGCCCATCGAACATGACTTCGACATGACCGAGACCGGCGGGCCGCTGCCCATCGCATTCCGGGACAATTATACCGTCAAGACCCCGCGCAGCTGGACGTTGGAAGGCCAGACCGGGATCGCCGCCGACACACTGCTGTTCGGCTCGATCCGCTGGGTGAAATGGTCCGAATTCGTGGTGGACAACTTCCTGTTCCCGATCGAACGGGGCGCGGGCGTACCGCTGGTCGAGGTCGAGGACACGACGACCTATACCCTGGGCCTTGGCCGCAAGTTCACCGAGAACTGGTCGGGCTCGGTCTCGTTCCTCTATGAACCCGGCAAGGGCGACACCGCCTCGCCCCTGGCGCCGACCAATGGCCGGAAGGCCGTCACGCTGGCGGCGATCTATACGATGGACAATCTCAAGATCACCACCGGCATCAACTATACCAAGCTGGGCGATGCCCGGCTGGGTGTCGGCGAAACGGGAAACAAGACGGATGTCGCCACGATAGACGACGGCGATGCCTGGGGCATCGGCGTCCGCGTCGGCTACAGCTTCTAG
- a CDS encoding YSC84-related protein: MISRFQTRIDRRVLLKGAAGTAALALAGCSNAVGTNAGAELDARVDATHQYLVQNYPSAQALVQNAKGVLYMPLMTEAALGLGGAYGQGALRIGGATVDYYSATRATVGLQAGAQQYAHVLIFQTDAALASFRASPGWLAGANAFYAIPQGGMALGADTITAQLPVVAMIFGQAGLMAGASIEGTKYTRIIPSEIPTLGFGGLGLPQMGRR; this comes from the coding sequence ATGATCAGCCGCTTTCAGACCAGGATCGACCGCCGTGTGCTGCTGAAAGGCGCCGCAGGCACAGCCGCGCTGGCGCTTGCCGGGTGCAGCAATGCCGTGGGCACCAATGCCGGGGCGGAACTGGACGCGCGGGTCGATGCGACGCATCAGTATCTGGTCCAGAACTATCCTTCGGCGCAGGCCCTGGTGCAGAACGCCAAGGGCGTTCTCTACATGCCCCTGATGACCGAGGCCGCGCTTGGCCTCGGCGGCGCCTATGGCCAAGGTGCGCTGCGGATCGGCGGGGCGACGGTGGACTATTATTCCGCCACCCGCGCCACCGTGGGATTGCAGGCGGGCGCCCAGCAATACGCGCATGTGCTGATCTTCCAGACGGATGCCGCGCTGGCGTCCTTCCGCGCCTCGCCGGGCTGGCTGGCGGGGGCGAATGCCTTCTACGCCATCCCCCAGGGCGGCATGGCGCTTGGCGCCGACACGATCACCGCGCAACTGCCGGTCGTGGCGATGATCTTCGGCCAGGCCGGGCTGATGGCGGGGGCCTCGATCGAGGGCACGAAATACACCCGCATCATCCCCTCGGAAATCCCGACGCTGGGCTTCGGCGGCTTGGGCCTGCCGCAGATGGGCCGCCGCTAA
- the guaB gene encoding IMP dehydrogenase, which yields MQIREALTFDDVLLVPAASTVMPSTADVTTRVTRAIAMNIPLLSSAMDTVTESRMAIAMAQAGGMGVIHRNLTAEQQADEVRRVKRFESGIVYNPITLRADQTVGDAKAFQERFNVTGFPVVDDQGRVVGIVTNRDMRFASDDRTPVRAVMTSENLAMLTEPADRQQAIGLMKERRIEKLLVTDGQGKLTGLLTLKDTEKSVLNPLACKDGLGRLRVAAASTVGDEGYERSQALIDAGVDMVVIDTAHGHSAGVAKAVERVKMFSNEVQVVAGNVATAEATRALIDAGADAVKVGIGPGSICTTRIVAGVGVPQLTAIMDAAGVAGDVPIIADGGIKFSGDFAKAIAAGASCAMVGSAIAGTDESPGEVILYQGRSFKSYRGMGSLGAMARGSADRYFQKDAATDKLVPEGIEGQVPYKGSASAVIHQLVGGLRAAMGYTGCATVEEMRKNCRFVRITGAGLKESHVHDVQITRESPNYRLG from the coding sequence ATGCAGATTCGTGAGGCCCTGACCTTTGATGATGTTCTTCTGGTTCCCGCCGCATCCACGGTGATGCCCTCGACCGCCGATGTGACGACGCGCGTGACCCGCGCCATCGCCATGAACATCCCGCTGCTGTCGTCCGCCATGGATACGGTCACCGAAAGCCGGATGGCCATCGCCATGGCCCAGGCCGGGGGCATGGGCGTGATCCACCGCAACCTGACCGCCGAACAGCAGGCCGACGAGGTTCGCCGCGTCAAGCGGTTCGAATCGGGCATCGTCTACAACCCGATCACGCTGCGCGCCGATCAGACCGTGGGCGACGCCAAGGCGTTCCAGGAACGCTTCAACGTCACCGGTTTTCCGGTCGTGGACGACCAGGGCCGCGTGGTGGGCATCGTCACCAACCGCGACATGCGCTTTGCCAGCGACGACCGGACGCCGGTGCGGGCGGTCATGACCTCGGAGAACCTGGCGATGCTGACCGAACCGGCCGACCGCCAGCAGGCCATCGGGCTGATGAAGGAACGCCGCATCGAAAAGCTGCTGGTCACGGACGGGCAGGGCAAGCTGACCGGCCTGCTGACGCTGAAGGATACCGAGAAGTCGGTCCTGAACCCCCTGGCCTGCAAGGACGGGCTGGGCCGCCTGCGCGTCGCCGCCGCCTCGACCGTGGGGGACGAGGGCTATGAGCGCAGCCAGGCCCTGATCGACGCGGGCGTGGACATGGTGGTGATCGACACCGCCCACGGCCATTCGGCGGGCGTCGCCAAGGCGGTCGAGCGGGTGAAGATGTTTTCCAACGAGGTGCAGGTGGTCGCCGGAAACGTCGCCACGGCCGAGGCGACGCGGGCGCTGATCGACGCCGGGGCCGATGCGGTCAAGGTCGGCATCGGGCCGGGCTCGATCTGCACCACGCGGATCGTGGCGGGCGTGGGCGTGCCGCAACTGACGGCGATCATGGACGCGGCGGGGGTTGCGGGCGACGTGCCGATCATCGCCGACGGCGGCATCAAGTTTTCCGGCGATTTCGCCAAGGCCATCGCGGCGGGCGCAAGCTGCGCCATGGTCGGCAGCGCCATCGCCGGCACCGACGAATCCCCCGGCGAGGTGATCCTGTACCAAGGCCGGTCCTTCAAATCCTATCGCGGCATGGGATCGCTGGGCGCGATGGCGCGGGGGTCGGCCGACCGCTATTTCCAGAAGGATGCGGCGACCGACAAGCTGGTCCCCGAGGGGATCGAGGGCCAGGTGCCCTACAAGGGTTCCGCCAGTGCTGTGATCCACCAGCTGGTCGGCGGCCTGCGCGCAGCGATGGGCTATACCGGCTGCGCGACGGTCGAGGAGATGCGCAAGAACTGCCGGTTCGTGCGCATCACCGGGGCGGGACTGAAGGAAAGCCACGTCCACGACGTCCAGATCACCCGGGAAAGCCCGAACTATCGTCTTGGATGA
- the ppk2 gene encoding polyphosphate kinase 2, with amino-acid sequence MTKTPNLPLVGKITEALKAAPRELRKAIDDAGGDAILNPTFPYREEIDRKTHDAQMEQLQLQLVRMMHDVVATGKRLVVLFEGRDAAGKGGTIERMRENLNPRSAYIVALPKPTEREAGQWYFQRYVDWLPAQGEFALFDRSWYNRGIVERVFGFSTEQQRNAFFRQLPGFEQTLVDDGIILVKLWLSVGRAEQMRRFLDRERDPLKQWKLSAIDVDGLAKWDEYTVAIHDTLNLSHSPVAPWTVIRSDDKRRARIAAIQTVLNAVDFAGKHADRIGLPDPAITGGPELLDA; translated from the coding sequence ATGACCAAGACCCCGAACCTGCCGCTGGTCGGCAAGATCACCGAGGCGCTGAAGGCCGCGCCGAGAGAGCTCCGCAAGGCCATCGACGACGCGGGCGGGGATGCGATCCTGAACCCGACCTTCCCCTATCGCGAAGAGATCGACAGAAAAACCCATGACGCGCAGATGGAGCAGTTGCAGTTGCAGCTGGTCCGCATGATGCATGACGTGGTGGCGACCGGAAAGCGCCTGGTCGTCCTGTTCGAGGGCCGCGACGCCGCAGGTAAGGGCGGCACCATCGAACGGATGCGCGAGAACCTGAACCCCCGGTCGGCCTATATCGTCGCGCTGCCCAAGCCGACCGAACGCGAGGCGGGGCAGTGGTATTTCCAGCGTTACGTGGACTGGCTGCCCGCCCAGGGCGAATTCGCGCTGTTCGACCGAAGCTGGTATAACCGCGGCATCGTCGAACGCGTCTTCGGCTTTTCGACCGAACAACAGCGCAACGCCTTTTTCCGCCAGTTGCCGGGGTTCGAACAGACCCTGGTCGATGACGGCATCATCCTTGTGAAGCTGTGGCTGAGCGTGGGCCGCGCCGAACAGATGCGCCGCTTCCTGGACCGCGAGCGCGATCCGCTGAAACAGTGGAAGCTGTCGGCCATCGACGTGGACGGGCTGGCGAAATGGGACGAATACACCGTCGCCATCCATGACACGCTGAACCTGTCGCATTCGCCCGTCGCGCCCTGGACGGTGATCCGGTCCGACGACAAGCGCCGCGCCCGGATTGCGGCCATCCAGACGGTGCTGAACGCGGTCGATTTCGCGGGCAAGCACGCGGACCGCATCGGCCTCCCCGACCCGGCGATCACCGGCGGGCCGGAACTGCTGGACGCATGA